The Schizosaccharomyces pombe strain 972h- genome assembly, chromosome: I genome contains a region encoding:
- the vps45 gene encoding vacuolar sorting protein Vps45 — protein MDLVSASQSYFKRIFQEVSDLKILLLEEDTTKIVSSCITQSNLLEQQIYLTVLLGNKREKLRHLKCVAFLRPTPTTLRLLCEELRDPKYAEYHLYFTNVIPKSFLERLAESDDFEAVKSIQEFFLDYLVVNNDLASFNIPHIIEDSPDNWQDGAFHRTHQGIISLLLSLKKKPVIRYDNNSLLCLKLAEEVSYTIQHESQLFNFRKPDTAPILLLLDRKNDPITPLLTQWTYQAMVHELFGIDNGRVSFSNSTSDNEKSTEIVLNPTLDPFYKETRFDNFGDLGVKIKDYVSHLQTKSTKKASEIESIADMKQFLEAYPEYRRLSGNVSKHVSLVSEISQVVQRENLLEVGEVEQSLVCNEPQSTDFNDIQRLLFSNISENTKLRLAALYSLRFERIDPAKVSALQQMLIAGGVNPLKVSVIPTLLHVAGYSFRQGDVFPPSNLFSRARSGLKGLRGVENVYIQHNPFLKSILLDLIQGRLKETTHPFLNSETRAQTSNEKPQDIIVVIVGGATYEEAHFVSEFNATQPGVRIILAGTTILNSTAYIDDIMYMSTRIK, from the exons ATGGATTTAGTATCAGCTTCCCAATCTTACTTTAAGCGTATATTTCAGGAAGTCTCGGATTTGAAAATTCTGTTGCTTGAAGAGGACACCACAAAAATTGTATCTTCATGTATAACCCAATCAAATTTGCTGGAGCAGCAGATTTATTTAACAGT CTTACTCGGTAATAAACGTGAAAAGTTGAGACATCTCAAGTGTGTGGCTTTCTTACGTCCTACTCCAACTACCCTTCGTCTTTTATGCGAAGAGCTACGAGATCCTAAATACGCTGAATATCACttatattttacaaatgtCATTCCCAAGAGTTTTCTCGAACGGTTGGCGGAGTCCGACGACTTTGAGGCTGTTAAAAGTATTCAA gaattttttttagactATTTAGTGGTAAACAATGATCTTGCTTCCTTCAACATCCCCCATATCATTGAAGATTCACCAGACAATTGGCAAGATGGTGCTTTTCATAGAACTCATCAAGGCattatttctcttttactatctttaaagaaaaagcctGTTATTCGATACGATAACAATAGTTTATTGTGCCTTAAGCTTGCTGAAGAAGTCAGTTATACAATTCAGCATGAATCtcaattatttaattttcgaAAGCCTGACACTGCACCAATACTTCTTTTACTTGATCGTAAAAACGACCCTATTACTCCTCTTTTAACCCAGTGGACTTATCAAGCCATGGTTCATGAATTATTTGGGATTGATAATGGAAGAGTTAGTTTTTCGAACTCAACGTctgataatgaaaaatcaactgaaattgttttaaatccGACATTGGATCCCTTTTATAAAGAAACTAGGTTTGACAACTTTGGTGATTTAGGCGTTAAAATAAAGGATTATGTTTCACACTTGCAAACCAAATctacaaaaaaagctaGCGAAATTGAAAGCATTGCGGATatgaaacaatttttaGAAGCGTATCCTGAATACAGGAGGTTATCTGGAAACGTAAGTAAACATGTTTCTCTCGTAAGCGAAATTTCGCAGGTGGTTCAGCGAGAGAACTTGTTAGAAGTTGGTGAAGTTGAACAATCTCTGGTATGTAATGAACCTCAATCCACCGATTTCAATGATATACAACGACTcttgttttcaaatatatCTGAAAATACGAAGTTACGTCTTGCGGCATTATACTCCCTTCGTTTTGAAAGAATCGATCCTGCTAAGGTTTCGGCACTCCAACAAATGCTCATAGCTGGAGGTGTCAATCCACTGAAAGTTTCTGTCATTCCTACTTTATTGCATGTGGCTGGATATTCATTTCGCCAAGGTGATGTATTTCCACCATCCAACCTTTTTTCGCGTGCCCGTAGTGGTTTAAAGGGTTTAAGAGGTGTTGAAAATGTGTACATTCAGCATAAtccttttttgaaatcaatTCTGTTGGACCTGATTCAAGGAAGACTCAAGGAAACCACACACCCTTTTCTGAACTCTGAAACAAGAGCTCAAACGTCTAATGAAAAGCCTCAAGACATTATTGTGGTTATAGTAGGGGGTGCAACGTATGAGGAAGCTCATTTTGTTTCGGAATTTAATGCTACTCAACCTGGTGTACGTATAATTCTTGCGGGTACAACAATTCTTAATTCTACCGCTTACATTGAT GATATTATGTATATGTCAACcagaataaaataa
- the urb2 gene encoding ribosome biogenesis protein Urb2: MSLQTLTKRIRDKNGSREDQIDLANKLFRGEVDVYFPNKEEFIINFLLDRLKENSNLTCVNIGYWQLFLNIWKSDKLSGSFRVSAIRRQSLYPIILNAFEYLIKEFKKDVFLKISDVFVCVYSNLNILYISRSFPDQISLLFSRYCYLIASKIDDLLDSHPNEVFKETLICVIQSAVHSQASSTKAQTQFLHQTLGSILALLCKTQKGDPYFSFLNAVLMKCVLTQHTLDVLLLTKKDSSMTLCSLLNAISFEPINLKAIPLFFIICADSINFHLSSVEKSISQQKASELMYKLFSEHIAFLLSLKNLPEEATLDCMLSICQVFENDNLHRGHSDEYTFAMLEQLLELSVKTLRQNTCWSTSWEMLSSLLAIDFDVLLPHSKILWECIKSVSHQDDIHALKFLKRWVRASAKARILDSFCIDWHLNVQTMSERSILTNRDFITSFSAVAEVSLSQISIKKLVTWLMSSESIMSENSNRFVVYYSLCKSLKRESYPAHLVPNFELFTRSIFNASLKNFNILDERSQALLCMCQISHVQFFSSDMSISASVGMKTLFEDLMAEKSRGLSSTVWSLQLLLCYLEQCLRLNTLHEDTTFPMRVVNYALEYSSKALDKFAENSHLILLDMVDVGKPDLVLTLLCRWLHMVHLYSSRTSITSWIYSIASKFYFIDSLNLETKDSVLESNWERFISSTETYELDSIRDSLIDCLIRLLCYSSNNAIDPVSAPGNLDFDNSAELCSSLTRFTPKNIDFVLKSLIHIPIHSITKNQRTRLLNLLIIHEKLLSDKDNSAHISLRKIIYTLMKTPCSSGFYRDPKIIIDLMQFGKTDLSFHKVHVLIMRSWIQHLDEGNKSEVILKLLQLILADFRELPLETITLIFNALVDSLPTSKHIKNSNDILSSVFTINDMLIDEMTAYLSKKESLCSGTFSCLLACCNSVLRTQNLTSESLNKLHILKVGIEEKAISLKLNELPFLENWILFQCLLSFGGDDFLKVVAYMVYYRRTVGEMSFRVSDFELALSRLSTNDADYAILNILNLLTSNECDEFDYSVLMKVVGVFANYSDCFQRNRHLVHMVLLCCTHVFYNQTLKPATLIDSALDVFLCFVQKTSKFISLDSFNTILTALSTILNLKELECEPKDHANLILKIIQILNGLLFNHRSYMSGRFHVFYSILKSLLYSMVQHDSEMKKIKGIALMNFYKPKKVPIHVVQSFCRLLTTWMNPNLMHDSNKKNSSLTDAERLFVKATTKHFVFLLTDFMSAQTVYQIDIQVKELLTNCFYNVYENLSNHEKQMALVAMNAPSKSLYQKFVNDYLIFAKWNEA; this comes from the exons ATGAGTTTACAAACGCTAACAAAGCGCATACGCGATAAAAATGGTAGTCGAGAAGACCAAATCGATCTAGCAAACAAACTTTTTCGTGGAGAAGTCGATGTATATTTTCCcaataaagaagaatttataattaattttcttcttgataggttgaaagaaaattctAATTT AACATGTGTTAACATTGGTTATTGGCAGCTTTTCTTAAATATATGGAAATCAGATAAATTATCCGGCTCGTTTCGAGTGAGCGCTATTCGCAGGCAATCGCTTTATcctataattttaaatgcGTTTGAATATCTAATCAAGGAGTTTAAAAAggatgtttttttaaaaatatctgACGTCTTTGTATGCGTCTACTCTAATTTGAACATACTATATATTTCAAGATCCTTTCCTGACCAAAtatctcttttattttcccGATATTGTTACTTAATTGCATCAAAAATAGATGATTTGTTGGACAGCCATCCAAACgaagtttttaaagaaactCTAATTTGTGTGATTCAGTCTGCTGTGCATAGTCAAGCTAGCTCGACAAAAGCACAAACTCAATTTTTGCATCAAACATTAGGCTCGATATTAGCTTTGCTTTGTAAAACTCAAAAAGGGGATCCttacttttcatttttaaatgcaGTTTTGATGAAATGCGTTTTAACGCAACATACTTTAGATGTGCTATTgctaacaaaaaaagactcAAGCATGACTTTATGTTCACTTCTGAATGCTATTTCATTTGAACCTATCAACTTAAAAGCGAttcctttgtttttcattatttgcGCAGATTCTATAAACTTTCATTTATCATCAGTTGAAAAAAGCATATCACAACAGAAGGCTTCAGAATTGATGTATAAATTGTTTTCAGAGCATAtcgcttttcttttaagcttgaaaaacttACCGGAGGAAGCAACCTTAGATTGCATGCTTTCAATTTGccaagtttttgaaaacgaTAATTTGCATAGAGGACATTCAGACGAGTATACCTTCGCTATGCTTGAGCAACTATTAGAACTTTCAGTAAAGACTTTGCGACAAAACACTTGCTGGTCAACATCATGGGAAATGCTTTCATCATTACTTGCTATTGATTTTGATGTGCTACTTCCCCATTCTAAAATTCTATGGGAATGTATCAAATCTGTGTCTCATCAAGATGATATACatgctttaaaatttttaaaaaggtGGGTAAGAGCATCAGCTAAAGCTAGAATTCTTGATTCGTTTTGTATTGATTGGCATCTAAATGTTCAAACCATGAGTGAGCGTTCAATCCTTACAAATCGTGATTTCATTACAAGTTTCTCAGCTGTTGCTGAAGTATCATTGTCGCAGATCTCTATTAAAAAGCTTGTAACTTGGTTAATGTCTTCAGAATCTATAATGTCTGAAAACAGTAATCGTTTTGTTGTCTACTATTCGTTATGTAAAAGcttaaaaagagaaagctACCCAGCGCATTTGGTTCCCAATTTTGAGCTTTTTACCCGCTCTATCTTTAACGCTTCACTCAAAAACTTTAACATCTTAGATGAAAGATCACAAGCATTATTGTGTATGTGCCAAATATCACATGTGCAATTCTTTAGTTCAGACATGTCTATATCAGCTTCAGTTGGGatgaaaacattatttGAAGATCTGATGGCGGAAAAAAGTCGTGGTCTGTCTAGTACTGTTTGGAGTTTGCAACTTCTGTTATGTTATCTTGAACAATGTTTACGTTTGAACACCCTTCATGAAGATACCACATTCCCTATGCGTGTGGTAAATTATGCTTTGGAATACTCATCAAAAGCTTTAGACAAATTCGCAGAGAATTCCCATCTTATCTTGCTGGATATGGTTGATGTCGGAAAGCCTGATCTGGTGCTAACTTTACTATGCAGATGGTTACATATGGTACATTTGTATTCTTCTCGCACTTCAATTACATCTTGGATCTATTCTATTGCGTCCAAGttctattttattgattCCTTGAATTTAGAGACGAAGGATAGTGTTTTAGAAAGTAATTGGGAAAGGTTCATCAGTAGTACTGAGACATATGAACTTGACAGTATACGAGATAGCCTTATTGATTGTTTAATAAGGTTGCTTTGTTATTCCTCAAATAACGCGATTGACCCAGTATCGGCGCCTGGAAATCttgattttgataattCAGCTGAATTATGTTCATCATTGACTCGTTTTACTCCCAAAAATATAGATTtcgttttaaaaagtttgatACATATTCCTATCCATTCTATAACTAAAAATCAGAGGACACGCCTcttaaatcttttaataatCCATGAGAAATTATTATCTGATAAAGATAATTCGGCACACATTTCTTTACGAAAGATAATCTATACTCTAATGAAAACTCCCTGCTCTTCTGGCTTCTACCGTGATCCTAAAATTATCATAGATCTCATGCAATTCGGTAAAACAGATTTATCGTTTCATAAAGTACATGTATTGATAATGAGATCTTGGATTCAACATCTTGATGAGGGAAATAAAAGCGAAGTTATACTAAAATTACTTCAGCTGATTTTAGCTGATTTTCGAGAGCTACCTTTGGAAACCATTAcattaattttcaatgcCTTAGTGGACTCTTTACCTACTTCAAAgcatattaaaaattccaaCGATATATTGTCTAGCGTTTTTACGATTAACGACATGTTGATTGATGAAATGACAGCTTATCTTTCtaagaaagaaagtttaTGCAGTGGTACTTTCTCATGCCTTTTAGCCTGTTGCAATTCTGTGTTAAGGACTCAAAACTTAACTAGCGAATCATTGAATAAGTTACACATACTAAAAGTGGGTATTGAGGAGAAAGCGATatctttgaaattaaacGAATTGCCTTTTTTGGAGAATTGGATTTTGTTCCAGTGTCTTTTAAGTTTTGGTGGTGAtgactttttaaaagttgtGGCTTACATGGTGTACTATCGGCGTACGGTAGGAGAAATGAGTTTCAGAGTATCAGATTTTGAACTTGCGTTATCTAGGCTTTCTACTAATGATGCAGATTATGctattttgaatattttaaatttgcttaCGTCTAATGAATGTGACGAATTTGATTATTCTGTCCTTATGAAAGTTGTGGGtgtttttgcaaattacTCTGACTGTTTCCAGCGTAATAGACACCTGGTGCATATGGTATTGTTGTGCTGCACGCATGTTTTCTACAATCAAACTTTAAAGCCCGCTACTTTAATAGACTCTGCTCTAGATGTTTTTCTGTGTTTCGTTCAAAAGACCTCTAAGTTTATTTCTTTAGACTCTTTCAATACTATACTTACGGCTTTATCTACAATtcttaatttaaaagaactAGAGTGCGAACCTAAAGATCATGCAAATTTaatcttaaaaattattcaaattttaaatggtCTCCTATTTAATCATCGATCTTATATGTCAGGACGTTTTCATGTATTTTAcagcattttgaaaagcttgTTATATAGTATGGTTCAACATGACagtgaaatgaaaaaaatcaaaggGATCGCTCTCATGAATTTCtataaaccaaaaaaagttCCCATTCATGTTGTTCAGTCTTTTTGTAGACTACTTACAACGTGGATGAATCCGAATCTTATGCATGACtcaaacaagaaaaattcTTCGCTTACGGACGCCGAAAGATTATTCGTAAAAGCTACGACCAagcattttgtttttcttttgaccGACTTTATGTCCGCCCAAACTGTTTATCAAATCGATATACAAGTCAAAGAACTTTTAACAAACTGCTTTTACAATGTTTATGAAAATCTTTCAAATCACGAAAAGCAAATGGCTTTGGTCGCAATGAACGCTCCAAGCAAATctctttatcaaaaattcgTTAACGATTACTTAATATTTGCTAAGTGGAATGAAGCATAA